A window of Eriocheir sinensis breed Jianghai 21 chromosome 42, ASM2467909v1, whole genome shotgun sequence genomic DNA:
GTAAAATAAAACATGATGCCCCAAAATCAAAacagagaacgaaaaggaaagtgaaagagagaaaccAATTGTCTATTACGAATCAGTCTGGCTTTGCGGTTCTGATCCCCTTTGTCTATTACGCCCATTGCTACAGAGAGGCAGGCTGGGTATagggagatgaaaataaaaacaaacccacaaaggaagaggaataaagaaaggttgaatgaagatgaggaggaaggagagaaagaagggagaaagaaagaggataaagagggatagatgaggaggataaatgaaagggaggaaaggaagaagggtactGTAGatcgaggaatagaagaaagatgttaaatgaaggaaagaagagagaaaaaaaaggaaaaaaagaagaggcatcGGAGTTCAAGATCAAGAGGGAATTTTCACATCACATGGAAGGGAAGTATCGCAGAACATTCAAACGCTTTTAAGAATCAGTCTGACCCATTGCTTTCCCTCTTTGCCTCtgagaataacaggaaaagacaTGATGTGGACACTAAAATAAAAAAGCACCccaaaaaactgaaggaaaagaacggaagggaagagaaccagAGAAACGAATTGCCCACCATGAATCAGTTTGAATTTGTGGTTCTCCTCTTTGTGTTATCGTCCGCTGCTACAGAAAGACAAGCTGGGGACAGGTAAATAATTAATGGTAATAGGGGACTTTGAGGGCTGTTTCCTTATATAGAGGGTGGCAACGGTCTTGTCGGTTCCTCTGACTAGGGTAAGTTACATCGCTAGGGACAGAAtagctaataatgataatactatagCTATTAATATTGATAATAGGATagctaataataatggtaatagggGACTTTGAAAGGTGTTTCCATTttaacagaagaccttctcaacagaaattatacgactccagactggaggctgcagaacgcttaacctcagaccttgctatcctTTCCGATTAGGGTAAGATGCTTTCCATttaaaggggccttgtccgccctcgtatggagtatgcatctcacgtgtgggggggctccactcacacagctctcctcgacagagtggagtctaaggctcttcgtctcatcagctcgcctcctcttactgatagtcttctacctcttaaattccgtcgcgatgttgcctctctttctatcttctatctatattttcacgctgactgctcttctgaacttgctaactgcatgcctccccccctcccgcagccccactgcacacgactgtccactctagctcaATGAAATCAGCCCTGTTATGTATAAATAATAAATGCGAGGTCTGCTAAATAAATGTGAATAATGAACAACTGTAATGAATATAGGTGAAAAGTCTGAATTTCTGACATCTGCTAAATAACTAAACTTTGATATTTGTCACCCTGATTTCACCTACCCGTAGGAGAGAtaaggctatcagcagatttgagcggtgATTATCCTACAAAATATTCGGCTCAGCTGATGGAATGTTGACACTTCCCGaagctccggcataccaacactgccgagtCAGGCGCCATCGTCTTGTCATGATcgtcaccacgctggtagtcgccgataccacgaaaacaacgGCTGTGAacacgactgtgaaagcggccctaagttacATCGCAAGGGACAGAatagctaataataatgataatacaatagctaataataatgataacaggatAGCTAAAGATAATGACTATAGGGAACTTTGAGAGCTGTTTCCATGTATGGAGGGCAGCACTGGTATGGTCGATTCCTCTGTCTGGGGTTACATCGTTCGGGAGAATGGCTAATAGGTACACAAGCGGCGCCCTCGGCATACGTGATGGGAAAATTCCCTagtgcctcttctttttcctttttcttctctctcctttccttcatttgacatctttcttctattcctcgatCTACagtacccttcttcctttcctccctttcatttgtcCTCCTCatgaagaaagtaggaaaggtagatagacggttatcttttttctctctcctttccttcatttaacatctttcttctcttcatcatcatattcagCATCCAGAGAGCTTTAGACTGAAACACAGGATAGAGAAAGTAAGAAACAGACCAAGCAATAGAGTAATAGATGACGATAGAGAGCATAGAGAGAGCAATAGAGTACACAAGGGCAGCATCCAGAGACCTTTAGACTGATATGTAGGTTAGAGGAAGTAAAAGCGGGCAGAGccgaaagtaaataaaaaaaagttagaaagaaatactctctctctctctctctctctctctctctctctctctctctctctctctctctctctctctctctctctctctctctctctctctctctctctctctctctctctaacaccccacccccctacacacacaaacaaacgaaagaCACGGATGAAGAAATCGAGAAAAAGGTGGAATACTAGAGACGAAAAAGTATATCTTATTAACATCGAACATGTCATAATAAAGAGTAAGAGAGGTCAGGAttattttataggagcagtgcttagtggacatttattgttttatttgttattgccgttgagctgcttcctctgatgaagaacaaaaaaaacaaatccatgattttttatttttactttttacgtCATGACCTATAGCGCCGATaaacttcttccaggtggggcctaatggtcggcccaaggcttcttcccgaaggggcctgatggtcggcccaaggcttcttctcggtggggcctgatggtcggcccaaggcttcttctcggtggggcctgatggtcggcctaaggcttcttcagtggggcctgatggtcggcccaaggcttcttctcggtggggcctgatggtcggcgcagcccgttctggcacaggagagtgttttatagtggcgccatcttgcattggctcatgctgccttcccggatttcatctttaatcctagaatctagagtcagggttgataggtagtcttctggacagcatgtgggtagttttaagccactcggcggcggctgaaaaatccaccttggtggcaccgggcggtgATTTAACTAGCGTCCTCCTTAACGctgtgctgttactctgtcgattcagcaaACGCATACGCAGAAATAGAATCAATATCAATCTTTCTAATCAACTAACTATTAATCTATCACACTTGCTATCTATCGAACACTCTAACTAATTAACTACCAAACTACGCCACACACAGTAAAAGAAAACTAGTAAACCCAGACATAAAGCCATCATATAATTAACagcaaataaataagataaacccATAAACATTGCCCTCATAAgccccactacacacacacacctacacacatctacatctactactactactactactactactactactactactactactactaactactattactactactactactactactactactactactactactgctactactactactactgctacctctaccaccaccactactactactactactactactactactactactactactactatttttatggttacaacaacaaatactactactactactactactacgtctactactactactactactactactactactactacttctatacctcttctcctactacttctacaacaacaacaactattaccacttttactactactactactatttctactactactactactactactatcactataaccgcttcaacaatataccaccaccactactactactactacaaaagctactactactactaatactactactactaatacaaatacaactactacaacaactactactactactaatactactactactactactactaatactactaacgataatgtgcctccaccaatagatttttttttcccttttgactCTATTAACTTTGAAGATTTGTTGctttgttttaatgtcaataatacacaacatcaagacctacatgctttccatccacttagtgtagatGATAGAatttataataacgatcttgatgtaactcagttttatttaagagcaagtaatttaaattttctaaatctgaatatatttatctggatagctttccttttctactaataatagtgaattatatttattaacactgaatattagatccgtCTCAtcaatttccaatactttgtagacactgtcctttcgtgccaaactaaatttgatgtcataggattaacagaaacccgcttagatgtagctatttctccactgtacagactaccggaatatgaaatgttcactaataacagaaacaggtttggtgggggtggccatttatatctctagtaagtacaaatcttctgtgatcaacgaattttctaaattggaacctttatggaatgtttgggaatcgaagcaatatgtaatgctaatacctatttatttctttgtatttacagaccacctcaaagcagtataaataattttcacaattcacttaatgaaatcttatccctaattaaagataaaaattacaaggaggtttttgtgtttggagacttaaacatagatttgttacaatgtaataatgacaatgtgcaggatttaattaatataatgtacagctattctttatttcctctaactaccttgcctactcgagtaacttcaacttcatccacgttaattgatcatgtttggtcatctcagattgaaagtaatactgccaattatatattaaagacagatatcagtgaccactacagtaatctctgtatttaaatgtgataaatatcgtcatccttctcccacttacgtaactaaaagaatatttaatcaggactcccttgaaaaatttagtaatagtctctcacaaactaattgggtgacacattaaattgtatatgtgctaatgaggcctacaacttattttacagtaaatttaaaacatgttttgataagtgttttccggaaagaaaaattaaatttagttttaaaaggaacgtagtccacacattactctagctcttaagaatagtattagagaaaaacatcgacttgaaaaactagctcataaatggcctttaacgtttaaggagccttatagaatatatagaaataaattaacgtcacttttaaaattagccaagaagaagtataaccaagagcagttacttaatagccaaggtaatccaaaacaacactggagatccattaatactattcttggtagatgcacaggtgctaaacatacagttattgaattaaagccacattgtactgacatttctgaaacatttaatgaccattttttgaaggctggggggctagatcatgatatagtaggggatgaatatatgacatatttacacaactcacctaattactcggtatacttatcaccagctacacagatagaaattgaaaactttctgaAGACATTAataggtacatcatctggtttttatgaaatttctcccttggtcgtaagacaaactgccagcataatttccttgccattaacacacatagttaacctcacattaaagaaaggagtttttccggacgaacttaagaaagctaaaattattccattatttaagtcagataatagagatgatgtcaataactacagacctatatcagttcttcctgtgttcagtaaagtctttgaaaaagtgatatgcactcgtcttgtaaatttcattgagaaaaataatttattttcgaattgtcagcatggttttagaccagggcgctctactgagtcggccatatttcagtttaccaataatgtgtataaatatctggaaaagaaacattatttagttggaatttttttagatctttctaaggcttttgattcgctatgtcataaaattcttttaagtaaacttagtaattttgggattcggggagttcctttagaattattcaaaaattattaaacaaatcgatttcaagctgtttactgtaattctaaatattcttctttcaagcctatcaaaatgggtgtaccgcaaggatctatcctaggacctatactttttttcatctatattaatgatattgtcaatgctagtaataaatttaagtataccatttatgctgacgacactaatttactattagatgataaaaatataaatagtttgcatataaacattaataatgagctcaattcaattaatatgtggcttaaacataataagttaaggttaaatatcactaaaacaaaatacattatctttcaaaaccgatcagtcactactaacatgccacctataacacttgaaggaaaagtacttgaacgagtttcttatactaagttttgggcgttttcatagatcaaaatatcaattggaaataccaaattaattctgttgcaaataaactatctaggatatgtggcatactgtatcgaataagaaatagccttacacaagaagcacttatcagtatttattatacactttgttacccgcatctcatttattgtgtatctgtgtgggcgtgtacgtggccttcctttcttaaaatcttcaggtttctcaaaataagatatttagatgtatgttttacatgaacaagtttgattccacataacgtattttccacatagatttcttaattttaaaaacattcattgctattttctactattatttatttataaaaacctcgcactgatgcatggaactcatccttttcaagttattaatacattgcataatacgcaggaacaatataaatcttatctctccacagttcaggacagttcttttcagaaatagtattttatgctcaggacctcaagtttggaattctttgccagtagaaataaaaaatctccttaatagtaataatttctctctatttaacaagtcagtaaaaacacacttatttgcaatccaaaacaatcacggttaaaattataatttattcctgaaacatgaacacaaatttacattattaaatctaatcagtgaattgcatagtactattgtccatattatttttattattattattattattattattattattattattattattattattgttattattattattattattattattattattattattattattattattattattattattattattattattattattattattattattattattattgttgatgctgttgtagttgttattatagttaacattttagatataactattataacttcatctggtattatagttaatgttgttatttattgtatatttgtatttagctttaaggttgggagctatctgcaacctttagaaagataataatagtgcaatgaaataaatatacagtctgtcgggaagcttcggcttgacaggctagattcgttgccagaattataattatatatatatgtatatatcaatgtgtgtatattatggcaataaacattacttacttacttacttacttacacacacacacacacacacacacacacacacacacacacacacacacacacacacacctatataatTACTTCACTAATATATAATGGACGCTAATGACAGCCAACAAAACGGTCCGTCGGTCATTACACATTTCATGaagcaacatcatcatcatctattttggggtctgtttttgtgagctttttttttttttgtccagttagggaggtaaaaaaaaaaaaaagcgggcaTTAAACTATATTTCAATTAATGGCGCGAGTCAGGGAATTTAGTTGAGTGTTGGTGCGTGtagattactgttgttgttgttgttgttgttgttgttgttgttgttatgaaaATTTTGAAACGCCATCCACTCAATACTCATGGCTAGGTGATGtatgacaactctctctctctctctctctctctctctctctctctctctctctctctctctctctctctctctctctctctctctctctctctctctctctctctctctctctctctctctctctctctctctctctctctctctctctctctctctctctctctctctctctctctctctctctctctctctctctctctcctcctcttacttctccactCAAAACACTCCATTTTTTACTCCCATTTAGAAGCATCAGAAAATTCATCCTCATTCGCTggcaaacaattaaaaaaaaaacatttatatttTATAACATGTATATTTCCTTTAAatcatgtacatttttttttcatgtttcataATCAATacaaactttattattttttttcaccattACAAACGCCCACCACGAGGCAAACACACGCAGCCCCTCTCACTATGCGGACACGGGGTAGGAGGGAGCTCAGGACGAACAAAATAAAAAACCGCTAATAAAACAAGGCTAGTAataacagtaaagaaaaacacacacacaaaaaaaaactcgtaATAGGGGGAAGCAATATAACAGAGGAACCCAAAtcatgaaataggaaaaaaaatcccTCTTTGAAACACTTTGCTGAAAATTCCATAATAATGAACAAACGGATGAATATTGACACATTCACGAAGGGAGAAATTCGcccaaaataaaacaataagggAAACCACGAGACGAACACTTATAATaaatgactgactaaatgaattaataaaaataaatcatgaGACGAACACATGTAATAAATGAATGACTAAATGAATCAATAAAAATAAACCACGAGACAAACACTGCTAATAAATGAATGACTAAATGAGTCAATAAAAATAAACCACAAGACAAACACTTGTAATAAATGAATGACTAAATGAATCAATAGAAATAAACCACGAGACAAACACTGCTAATAAATGAATGACTAAATGAATcaataaaagaaaagtaataataaaatacacaacGAATGAATAAAATAACAGGACACAAGAAATAATCGTAACCGTTCAAAtgtaaaactaaaaaaataactgaatgaatgaaagaataagtaaataataCCCTAAGAATTAACAGgagacataaaaataaatataaccgTTCAATGTAAAACTATAAgtgaacgaaggaaagaataagtagataaataaatggcAGACAGACACATGTAATAgataaaaccaataaaataaatacaatagaaaataaacatgtcaaaataaatggataaataaatacatgaataacTAAAATACTCAAAATACAATAAACATGAATAAGTAGATGAATATGAGCGCCAAATATAATGAAACAAATACAGtagaatacaaaataaatatggaatggttaaaataaatgaataaatgaataaaaaaataaataagtaaataaaataaaaataacattcgTTCCCAAACACATTCCCGTACAAACAAACTCTAACaaaaaaattcacacacacacacacacacacacacacacacacacacacacacacacacagcaatgcaTTAAAAATACTTCGGCGATGAATTGGCGCGAAAACGTTAAACAGAAACACTTTCCATTCAACGTTTCCGGACTCAAACATTtgaaagaaaggcagaggaaatgagaaaagtggagggaagaggtgaggtgaggagggataagtggaggagaggagagaaatggaaagaaagaggaggtggaggaggagggtggaaagagggatggaaagaaggtgggagagaaaaaagaagaggaagaggaggagagaagaagaaagataagagagaacgAAGAGCACAGGAGAAGAAAGgcgaggagatagaaaagagaggagaggaaacgtatttaaagaagaggaaaatataagagaaaatgaaagaagattattcacgaaagggtagcctactaatttcgaaATGCTGAccgcttatttctggacaaaatattaTGCTGTTTATTGTGGAGATAGTATATTTCTCCGGAAATCACTATATGATTGACTTTTCAGTACTTGCTGTgcacccgccgcccgccgccgcagccgcataATAGCTCGCACAGAGGTTCAttttgcttactgtttctatatttcactcaccgctcacagagatgacaagtggacaaactagaacataaCCGGACAAATgcatgtttttcctgctgtgtattcccccactGTACATGTGGATTGAACAGCAGAGCgatttatttctgcgaggaggtatttctcgcaacaccggagGGACAGCCGCCGCCATATCTTGTCCCGCGTGTCAAATTTCCGTCGGCCCACACTGAGTGCCGAATGAATTTAAACTACCCAAACCTGACTTTACGTAACCTACCTACcggggaccccccccccccccttccatttGCAACGGAAAAACAATACGgcagtgtgttgtatggacacaaaaTACTTCATATTATGGAATAATACTGATGGGGCTTCTCCCCCCTTGGCCCCCCCTAGACCCCTTTCTATTTTCTGGAGgtcacttgttactgcactgcattcagggaccaaaaaggaATCCATGTTGTAGGTATTACcttcgccagaggaggctacccaGTACCCACTCGTAAATATTAtccaaatgaaggaaagtgaaaacgaaacgaaacgaaatacgaaaaaagaaaagaaaaagtgaaaaaatgaaataccaagaaaagcaaagaataggagaggagaggaaaacaaaaaggaaaaggtgaaataaatcaaataacaggaaaggagaggagtgaaagacagaacaggaaaacaaaataaagaaaagaaagagagagagagagagagactttctctAGCAGCAGAGCACAGGAAACAACACAGTGAGCCTTGTGTGTTGCGTACACGACGCGCATCACGACACAGGAACGTCGCCTTGAACTCACAGAGTgtgaagacaaagaataagaacCACGGAAACAACGGGAACAAGCAAACAGCAGGTCGGTGGTGCAGGTGTTGACCGCAGCAGGtgaccaggtggtggtggtggtggtggtggtggtggccattaccctcacaacaccacgccacagtcctCCACAGTCACCTTCGTAATGTTCCTGTGTTTCGCTGCCTCGGCCACCACGTGCAGCCCGTCCACCACCTCACCAAAGACAAGACCCCCACCACCATCCTTACGGTCTTGGGTTAAGATGCCAAAGTGGCCACATTCTCCCCGGGTAGCCTCACTCCACCTCAGGCCAAACACAGCCCCCGCACGGCCTGATATCGAGTTCTCTCACTTATAAAGGCCAGGCAGATGGACGGATGCCCATTTACCATCGTTACTCTAGTAGTCACCGCCCCCTAcatactctccctcctccgcctttttCACTACCCCGTACAACCTGGTTTTAACGTAGGAGGGGCCGCGCTGCCCCGTGCACAACAGTAAGAACTTTCTGCCCCGCGGGGTGTCGGAGCTCAGACGGATTTTGACCCGCCGCGCGCTGCCCAGCCAGGACAGGTCCAGGAACACCGTGCAGGGGGAGGGGCACAACCTCGCTCACCTGCAGGGTTGCCGCGCCCAGTGGCGGGGATGGTCTTTCAGGGCGTGGAGGCACAGCTGGCCGGCTTCAAGGCTTATTCTTGCGTGTCGGCGCTGACCTTCCACCTGGTGGACAGCAAACACCCAGCCAGCCTCCAGCAGGCGCCTGGCGGGCTGCGTCAGGCTGCGGAGGTCCTCGGCCGTCAAGCTCCCTGTACAGATGAGGTGCAGTCTGCCCATAACGGTGGAGTCTGagtctgactggggcctgggctcCTCTGTAGTAAGTGTTTCCAGAGCGGCCAGGACAGCCTGGACAGCCTCCAGGGCTGCACTAGATGCTGCGTTCACCttcctggcggtggtgacggtgctggCATCAGGAACACCTTCTCGGCACTCCTTCACCGTCTGCTCTGCCTCGCTAGTGACACGAAACACTTCACTCACCGCCGCGCCTGCTTCTTGCTCTGTTGTAAGGGTGCGCAACGTCTCCAGCACGGCCTGCAGCCCCTGCTCCcccttcttcagctcctcctccttggccgccGCACGGGACTCTTCCTGCTGCAGGAGCTCCCTGGCACTCCTGCTCTGGTCCACCAGTACCAGTAGCCTGTCCtccagctgctgctgccgccTGCCCCAGCCTGCCAGGGTCGTCTGGTACTGGTTCAGCTGCGACTGAGCCTCCCggcaggcggtgatggcggccacaactGTGGCCTCCTGTTCCTGCAGGAAGGAACGCATTTTTTGAGAGAGACCCGCCGCCTCTTTCTtgccagctgctgctgctgctgctccttccccttccccggcactgggtggcggcgaggctgctgctgctggagccACCTCAGCGTCTTTCATCATCCTTATGAGGGCCTCAACAGCATAGCAGACAAGGAACTGCCCTCCCTCGGGCACGGCGTGGCTGACGCGGCACTCTGGGCAGGCAACACGGCCCTGCTCCTCCAGCTGATCTATGCACAGCGTGCAGACAGTGTGGCCGCATGGCAGGGTGCGCGGCCTCTGCAGTGTGTCATCATAGCCTGCCAGGCACACTGGACACTCCGCAGGGCTGCCGCCAGTGTTCATGTTCTTCTTAGCCCGTCTCCCCCGTGCCTTCCTGCGGCCCCTCCCTGCAGCCTccatgacgctggtggtggtggtagta
This region includes:
- the LOC127009849 gene encoding uncharacterized protein LOC127009849 isoform X2 → MEAAGRGRRKARGRRAKKNMNTGGSPAECPVCLAGYDDTLQRPRTLPCGHTVCTLCIDQLEEQGRVACPECRVSHAVPEGGQFLVCYAVEALIRMMKDAEVAPAAAASPPPSAGEGEGAAAAAAGKKEAAGLSQKMRSFLQEQEATVVAAITACREAQSQLNQYQTTLAGWGRRQQQLEDRLLVLVDQSRSARELLQQEESRAAAKEEELKKGEQGLQAVLETLRTLTTEQEAGAAVSEVFRVTSEAEQTVKECREGVPDASTVTTARKVNAASSAALEAVQAVLAALETLTTEEPRPQSDSDSTVMGRLHLICTGSLTAEDLRSLTQPARRLLEAGWVFAVHQVEGQRRHARISLEAGQLCLHALKDHPPPLGAATLQVSEVVPPSPPCTVFLDLSWPGIAPRRVKIRLSSDTPRGRQFLLLCTGQRGPSYVKTRLYGVGKKAEAGEYVGGGDFESNDGKGASVLLPGLDKGEYSISGRAGAVFGLRWSEATRGECGHFGILTQDRKDGGGGFVFGEVVDGLHVVAEAAKRMNITKVTVADCGVVL